One genomic window of Cannabis sativa cultivar Pink pepper isolate KNU-18-1 chromosome 2, ASM2916894v1, whole genome shotgun sequence includes the following:
- the LOC115720912 gene encoding protein SMALL AUXIN UP-REGULATED RNA 9, whose translation MAKLKKMNRANLKTVAEKLQKMRIMSTLGGRTKSNSVPQDVKEGHFAVVAVAAGGDEPNKRFIVPLGCLTHPSFQRLLEQAAEEYGFDHNGALTVPCRPSELEGILAEQWHQTDEGMSSSSSVSSSSSTTSSNNNNNNQNGRVNWTSFKTMVHSY comes from the coding sequence ATGGCGAAGCTTAAAAAGATGAACAGGGCCAACCTCAAAACCGTGGCCGAAAAGCTTCAAAAGATGAGAATAATGTCAACTTTAGGTGGCCGTACCAAATCCAATTCAGTGCCCCAAGATGTGAAGGAAGGTCACTTCGCGGTGGTGGCAGTGGCGGCCGGAGGAGATGAACCGAACAAGAGGTTCATAGTTCCATTGGGTTGTCTTACACACCCTAGTTTCCAAAGGCTGCTTGAGCAAGCAGCAGAAGAGTATGGATTTGACCACAACGGCGCACTCACGGTTCCTTGCCGGCCAAGCGAGCTGGAAGGAATTTTGGCCGAGCAGTGGCACCAGACGGACGAAGGAATGTCTTCTTCATCatcagtttcttcttcctcatcAACAACatcttctaataataataacaataatcaaAATGGCAGGGTTAACTGGACCTCTTTTAAAACCATGGTGCACAGCTACTAG